One Loxodonta africana isolate mLoxAfr1 chromosome 4, mLoxAfr1.hap2, whole genome shotgun sequence genomic region harbors:
- the MCM5 gene encoding DNA replication licensing factor MCM5 encodes MSGFDDPGIFYSDSFGGDPGADEGQARKSQLQKRFREFLRQYRVGTDRTGLTFKYRDELKRHYNLGEYWIEVEMEDLASFDEDLADYLYKQPAEHLQLLEEAAKEVADEVTRPRPTGEEVLQDIQVMLRSDASPFSIRSLKSDTMSHLVKIPGIVIAASAVRAKATRISIQCRSCRNTITNIAMRPGLEGYALPRKCNTDQAGRPKCPLDPYFIMPDKCKCVDFQTLKLQELPDAVPHGEMPRHMQLYCDRYLCDKVVPGNRVTIMGIYSIKKFGLTSRRGYDRVGVGIRSSYIRVLGIQVDTDGSGRSFAGAVTPQEEEEFRRLASLPNVYDVISKSIAPSIFGGMDMKKAIACLLFGGSRKRLPDGLTRRGDINLLMLGDPGTAKSQLLKFVEKCSPIGVYTSGKGSSAAGLTASVMRDPSSRNFIMEGGAMVLADGGVVCIDEFDKMREDDRVAIHEAMEQQTISIAKAGITTTLNSRCSVLAAANSVFGRWDETKGEDNIDFMPTILSRFDMIFIVKDEHNEERDMMLAKHVITLHVSALTQTQTVEGEIDLATLKKFIAYCRARCGPRLSAEAAEKLKNRYIIMRSGARQHERDSDRRSSIPITVRQLEAIVRIAEALSKMKLQPFATEADVEEALRLFQVSTLDAALSGTLSGVEGFTSQEDQEMLSRIEKQLKRRFAIGSQVSEHSIIQDFTKQKYPEHAIHKVLQLMLRRGEIQHRMQRKVLYRLK; translated from the exons ATGTCGGGCTTCGACGACCCTGGCATTTTCTACAGCGACAGCTTCGGGGGGGACCCCGGGGCCGATGAGGGGCAGGCCCGCAAGTCTCAGCTCCAGAAGCGCTTCAGGGAGTTCCTGCGACAGTACCGAGTGGGCACCGACCGCACCGGCCTCACCTTCAAATACAG GGATGAGCTCAAGCGGCATTACAACCTGGGCGAGTACTGGATTGAAGTGGAGATGGAGGATCTGGCCAGCTTTGATGAGGACCTAGCTGACTACTTGTACAAGCAGCCAGCCGAGCACTTGCAACTG TTAGAGGAAGCTGCCAAGGAGGTGGCTGATGAGGTGACCCGGCCCCGGCCCACCGGCGAGGAGGTGCTCCAGGACATCCAGGTCATGCTTAGGTCGGACGCCAGCCCGTTCAGCATTCGCAGCCTGAAG TCGGACACGATGTCGCACCTGGTGAAGATCCCTGGCATCGTCATCGCGGCCTCTGCAGTCCGGGCCAAGGCCACCCGCATCTCTATCCAGTGCCGCAGCTGCCGCAACACCATCACCAACATCGCCATGCGGCCGGGCCTGGAGGGCTACGCCCTGCCCAGGAAGTGCAACAC GGATCAGGCTGGGCGCCCCAAGTGCCCTCTGGACCCCTACTTCATCATGCCCGACAAGTGCAAATGTGTGGACTTCCAGACCCTGAAGCTGCAGGAGTTGCCTGATGCGGTGCCCCACGGCGAGATGCCCAGACACATGCAGCTGTACTGTGACAG GTACCTGTGTGACAAGGTCGTCCCCGGGAACAGAGTCACCATCATGGGCATCTACTCCATCAAGAAGTTTGGCCTGACCTCCAGGAGGGGCTATGATAGGGTGGGCGTGGGCATCCGGAGCTCCTACATCCGGGTCCTGGGCATCCAGGTGGATACTGATGGCTCTG GCCGCAGCTTTGCGGGGGCTGTGACCccacaggaggaggaggagttccGCCGCCTGGCCTCCCTGCCCAACGTCTACGATGTCATCTCCAAAAGCATTGCTCCCTCCATCTTCGGGGGCATGGACATGAAGAAGGCCATCGCCTGCCTGCTCTTTGGGGGCTCTCGAAAGAG GCTCCCTGACGGACTCACTCGCCGAGGAGACATCAACCTGTTGATGCTGGGGGACCCTGGGACGGCCAAGTCTCAGCTTCTGAAGTTTGTGGAGAAGTGTTCTCCCATCGGG GTGTACACGTCTGGGAAAGGCAGCAGTGCAGCCGGCCTCACAGCCTCGGTGATGAGGGATCCCTCGTCCCGGAACTTCATCATGGAGGGCGGAGCCATGGTCCTGGCTGACGGTGGGGTCGTCTGCATTGATGAGTTTGACAAG ATGCGAGAAGATGACCGCGTGGCAATCCACGAAGCCATGGAGCAGCAGACCATCTCCATTGCCAAG GCCGGGATCACCACCACCTTGAACTCCCGCTGCTCCGTCCTGGCTGCTGCCAACTCGGTGTTCGGCCGCTGGGATGAGACGAAAGGGGAGGATAATATCGACTTCATGCCCACCATCCTGTCCCGCTTTGACATGATCTTCATCGTCAAGGACGAGCACAATGAGGAGAGGGACATG ATGCTGGCCAAACATGTCATCACTCTGCATGTGAGCGCATTGACACAGACACAGACCGTGGAAGGCGAGATTGACCTGGCCACGCTGAAGAAGTTCATCGCCTACTGCCGAGC GAGGTGTGGTCCCCGGCTGTCAGCAGAGGCCGCCGAGAAGCTGAAGAATCGGTATATCATCATGCGGAGCGGAGCCCGTCAGCACGAGAGGGACAGCGACCGCCGTTCCAGCATCCCCATCACAGTGCG GCAGCTGGAGGCCATTGTGCGCATTGCCGAGGCCCTCAGCAAAATGAAGCTGCAGCCCTTCGCCACCGAGGCAGACGTGGAAGAGGCCCTGAGGCTTTTTCAGGTGTCCACGCTGGATGCTGCCTTGTCCGGCACCCTGTCAG GGGTGGAGGGCTTCACCAGCCAAGAGGACCAGGAGATGCTGAGCCGCATCGAGAAGCAGCTCAAGCGCCGCTTTGCCATTGGCTCCCAGGTGTCGGAGCACAGCATCATCCAGGACTTCACCAAGCAG AAGTACCCGGAGCACGCCATCCACAAGGTCCTGCAACTCATGCTGCGGCGGGGCGAGATCCAGCACCGTATGCAGCGCAAGGTGCTCTACCGCCTCAAGTGA